The nucleotide sequence tgagtgaatctacactctaaaatatgtctatatacatcagtatatggtagtccatttgaaatctctaaaaagacaaatatttaggaatggagggagtagttaccAACACTCCTATGTCAGGTGAAGAAGGCATTGCTCTGGACGGCTCAAAAGAGATGAACATGAGGACGGCAGGAGGTCGGAGAAGATGATGTTGGCCATTCATCTTGCATCGGACGGCTCAAAACAGATCGACTGACAAACGTTTTTTCTTTTCAGTCGACACTTACACCTAGCCACGTCTTTGCCAATTAAATGAGCGGGAGGGGCACCGCACCCGCAGAAAGGGATTCAACAGAAAATTAGTTACGTACTACGCTCTGACTTACGAAGGCTCCACTACGTACTAGAGTAGAtgatactccttctgttcctaaatataagtctttgtagagatttcacagatatatctagatgcattttagagtataaattcactcattttactccgtatgaaATCTctctaaagacttatatttaggaagagAGAGAATAAAAGGTAGGAGTATGTACGtacgctgcatgcatgcatgcatgcatatccaTGTGCCGCGTGGAACCTACGTATGTACGAGAAGGACGCGATCGAGCACCAGCTAATGCAAAGTGGATCACCAACCGAATAACAAATGACGACGACGTGGATCAAATCGTTGATCGATGCGTGCAGTGGACTCTGAAATCAACCGAGTTTTAATTCGCCATCTGAAATTTCGGCGCGCCAAACGCAAATTGGTCTGTCTCTAATTGCGTTGATCATCGATGACCGATCAATGCAGATGCCTATATAAGCCAGCCATGCGTGGCCTGTTCcatccatcgatccatccatccatccatcgctATTTACTTCCCACAGGCAAGTAGTGGAGTTCGATTCAGGGGTTCAGCCATGGCAGCTCCGAGAGCACTCGTCCTCGGCGTCCTGCTGCTGATCGCCGTCTCCAACACCGAGGCGGCGTCCGTCGTCGTCGGCATGGCCAAGTGCGCCGACTGCACCAGGAAGAACATGAAGGCCGAGGAAGCCTTCAAGGGTCAGCGCTGATGTGCTACTCCATTGTGTGGCATTGCTGGGTTGACGCTTATCACCATTGTTCTGCCATGAACGTACCCCAGGTCTTCAGGTGGCGATCAAGTGCAAGAGCGTCCACGGCGACTACGAGAGCAAGGCGGTGGGTGCCCTCGACCGCAGCGGCGCCTTCAGCGTGCCCCTGGCCGCCGACCTCCACGGTGCCGACTGCGTCGCTCAGCTCCACAGCGCTGCCTCCAACACGCCGTGCCTCGGCCAGGAGCCATCCAAGATCGCGCCGGTGTCCGAGGGCACCACCTTCGGCGTTGTCGCCGGCGCCAAGACCAATGTGTTGGCATCGCCAGAGTGTGCGTCGGCGACCCTACTCGGGCCGATCAAGAAGCACATTATCGAGCACTTCCACCACAAGAAGCCCGTGCCACCGAAGCCGGAGCCCAAGCCCCAGCCCCACCCAGACTACGGCCCGGTACCCAAGCCTGAGCCGAAGCCGCAGCCCCACCCGGACTACCACCCCATCCCTCCCACGCCCAcctacggtggcggcggcggtggcggtggatacCACGGACACCACTAACTCCGATCTGCCACCGTCCGGCCCAACACTGAAATTTCATCACCGGGTTCAGTGAGTGATCGAGGTCGTTGCTTTGGTCTTCTGCCATTCGCTGCCCCGTTTTAGTATCTGCACTGCAGAGTTGAGAGTTCAGAATAAACTTTGTGAGGAACACATGCATGGATTAGTGTGCTTCGATTGCTTTTTTATGATTGTAATTTCGGTGTGTGCTTTGTATAAGAAGTTATTGTGGATCAAGTAATTTAATCAAGTCCATTTGTGTCAGTGAAATTACTGCAGATGTTGGCTTCTTCTGGCTTGATCTCGTTCTGCTGTGTGCTGCCTGCTTTTACTTCATGTTTTGTCTAATGATTTAGGCTTGGTTtatgtttttctttttcattttttagtCAGAATTGTGTGATGGCTTCTTTAATGGAAAAATGTTTTGCCATGGTGCAGTTGTTTAAAACAATCATTACTCTTAGCTACTATTCAGATCTGTGGATTGAAACTCAAGTGCGATTCAGGCAAGTGTGCAAATGGATCTGTCATGGACAACCCATGGCATTCATGTCAAAAACAAAATTGCAGCTACCAGGGATCATGCATTCATATATACTGCCCGTTCTATTTGGACTTCTTTCAGCCTAAGCAGGAGGGGAACTGGGCCATGGTCCAGTCCAGCTCAAGTACATAAGGGTGCATATTTGGCTTGAATTGTTGAAGACCACCAAACAATCAATACCACTTGGGCATGAGagtgatgctcaaaaaaaaaaactagggCATGAGAGAACCTTCTTCTAAGTCAGGTACATGTATTTACAGGGGTAAAGTTTTTCTTTGGCAAAAAGGATCCATATCTATTATAAAGGTTCACCAAAAGTAGAATTACAAAGCACCAGATATATGATAAAAATTACATCGACGACCCTTAACGGCCGAACGACCACTACGACCACCAGAACGAGCCGCCGGATTGTCGGTGTCACCGCTCCCATATTGCCGCCGGTCTGACCTTGCCGGTGACAGCTGAAAAGTCTTTGTGCAGATGTCCTTAATTAAGGACTAACGCCTGGGAGCTCCAGTTATCGAACTGACCNNNNNNNNNNNNNNNNNNNNNNNNNNNNNNNNNNNNNNNNNNNNNNNNNNNNNNNNNNNNNNNNNNNNNNNNNNNNNNNNNNNNNNNNNNNNNNNNNNNNNNNNNNNNNNNNNNNNNNNNNNNNNNNNNNNNNNNNNNNNNNNNNNNNNNNNNNNNNNNNNNNNNNNNNNNNNNNNNNNNNNNNNNNNNNNNNNNNNNNNNNNNNNNNNNNNNNNNNNNNNNNNNNNNNNNNNNNNNNNNNNNNNNNNNNNNNNNNNNNNNNNNNNNNNNNNNNNNNNNNNNNNNNNNNNNNNNNNNNNNNNNNNNNNNNNNNNNNNNNNNNNNNNNNNNNNNNNNNNNNNNNNNNNNNNNNNNNNNNNNNNNNNNNNNNNNNNNNNNNNNNNNNNNNNNNNNNNNNNNNNNNNNNNNNNNNNNNNNNNNNNNNNNNNNNNNNNNNNNNNNNNNNNNNNNNNNNNNNNNNNNNNNNNNNNNNNNNNNNNNNNNNNNNNNNNNNNNNNNNNNNNNNNNNNNNNNNNNNNNNNNNNNNNNNNNNNNNNNNNNNNNNNNNNNNNNNNNNNNNNNNNNNNNNNNNNNNNNNNNNNNNNNNNNNNNNNNNNNNNNNNNNNNNNNNNNNNNNNNNNNNNNNNNNNNNNNNNNNNNNNNNNNNNNNNNNNNNNNNNNNNNNNNNNNNNNNNNNNNNNNNNNNNNNNNNNNNNNNNNNNNNNNNNNNNNNNNNNNNNNNNNNNNNNNNNNNNNNNNNNNNNNNNNNNNNNNNNNNNNNNNNNNNNNNNNNNNNNNNNNNNNNNNNNNNNNNNNNNNNNNNNNNNNNNNNNNNNNNNNNNNNNNNNNNNNNNNNNNNNNNNNNNNNNNNNNNNNNNNNNNNNACCGTTATTCTGCCATGAAAGTACCTCAGGTCTTCAGGTGGTGATCAAGTGCAAGAACGTCTACGGTGACTATGAGAGCAAGGCGGTGGGTGCCCTCGATGGCACTGGCGCCTTTAGCGTGCCCCTGGCCGCCGACCTCCATGGCGCCGACTGCATCGCTCAGCTCCACAGGCCACAACGCCACCTCCAACATGTCGTGCCTCGGACAGGAGCCATCCAATTTCGTGCCAGTGTCCGAGGGCACCAACTTCGGCGTCGTCGCGTAGGCTAAGAAGGAACGTGGTGGCATCTCCAGGGTGTGGGTCGGCGACCCTGTGCGGGCCGATCAAGAAGCACATCATCGAGCACTTCCACCACAAGAAGCCCGTGCAACCGAAGCCAGAGCCCTAGCCCCAGCCCCACCCGGACTACGGACCGTGCCTAAGCCGCAGCCCAAGTCGCAGCCCCACCCGGACTACCACCCCGTCCCTCCCACGGCCACCTACAACAGCGGCGGCAGTGGATACCACGGTCACCACTGACTCCGATCTACCACCGTCCAGTGCATCACTAAATTCTCATCACTGGGTTCATGATCAGTGAGGGACATGGGCATTATTTTGGTCTTCTGCCATTCGCTGGCGCATTTTAGTATCTGCACTGCAGAGGTGAGAGTACAGAATAACAGTTGTGAGGAACACATGGATCAGTGTGGCTCTATTGGTTTATTAAGATTTGTAATTTTGGCGTTTGTTTTGTATACGAAGTTGTTGTGGATCAAGTAATTTAATCAAGTCCATTTGAGTCAATGGAATTACGGAACGTGTTGTCTTCTTTTTGGCTTGATCTTGTTCTACTGTGTGTGCTCTGGATTGACCTTCTCAGGCTTGTTTCTGTGGTGTAGAGAGCCAGGTTTGTCTATTACTTGTGCTTGTGGCTTTGGCTATAGGTTGGTGAGTTTAAAGACTGATGTTTGCTCTTTAGGCCTGGTTTGGCTATGGTCTGGTTGCCTGCGTGTAGTTCATGTTTTCCCTAATGTTTTAGGGTTGCTTTTACTTTCAGTGTTATTTTCTCTAGTTCATGTAATAAGAAGCAGGCATGTTGCATGCCAGCGCCACGAGGCAATGCCAGAAGTGCTATTCGGCTACAGCATCACAGCCAAAGGGCGTCCATCGTGAAGGCAACAATTATATGAAGCACCACTTCCTGTAGGTCAGGTAGCATAATATTTCAAACAATGGAAGTAAATGCatacaaactactccctccgtcccatattgtgtaaaaaacgctcttatattacgagacggagggagtacattatatcCCTAACAAATAAGAGGCAAAATAGACAGGTGTGGAAATGTGCGCCATCAATGATGTAGTACACTCTAGAACAGTTGGACAATTACTAAGTTTAACAATCATATTTTCTGAACCTATATTAGGATATTTGTTTAACTAATGAAGTAGAATCCATTATGAAGATATTTATATatgtcgtgcacacacacacacacacacacacacacacacacacacacaccataatTTATTACCTTTTTTACATTTGTTTATGATTTGTTATAAGTTGAATCAATTCTACAATATGCCTCGAACTAAAATTTGAACAAAAAGGAGACAATTGCATGATTAATTTTATCCCAGATTTTTAAAAGATTGACATGTGATTTTATAACAATAAATTTTGATTATTTTACATACCTACTCGTTTGTGTGAATAATATTGCTAGATACAATTGAAACAAATAGTGTTGACCATTGTATGGCATATGTTATATTGATTCAAAATAGGGTTGAGATTCAGTGGCAATTAGATACCAAGAAGTACAAGTGTTTAATATAAAATGCGGGATTTGGCGGTCGCCACCTCCCGTTCGTGGTTGATTTGCGGTACAAAGTGGTATATTTTATCTCCGCTCTACAAATATGTTATATACTAACAAAACAAGTATAATATGGAGGACGGCGATTCAATGCGCGGGCATGTGGCCAGTATCGTGTGCGTTTGATCCGGTGTGGGGATTTGGAAAAATGCTGACGTGGGACAGGTTTTAGCAGTTGAAAAATCGCGTATACATGAGGAGTCGTAGGAACAGTGATGTATGGCGGGACCAAACCGTAGGTGGCAGGCGAGATTAATGGGGTGGGCGGAGAGAGGCGTCGAGTCCGAAGTTATAGGCTGTGGCTCAGGAATGTgaggaaaatcattggcatggggACGGAATGTGCACCTGATAGGGTCGGGGTTGTCGAACTTAATCAAAACGTGGTTTTCCCGTGTGTCCCGTGCACACCACTAAAGCTACATAAGTTGTTcttaaaaaaaaactatataagtTGTTCGTTTCGATTCTTCTTAGACGAGCTGGGtttattttttgcaaaaagatCAGATTTATTATAAAGATTCCCCACAAAACCGCCTGATTGTGCGACGCTGCCGATGTCATTTGCTGCTAGCAATGGGGGTGATTATGGGGGTGTTGCTGAAACACCTACCCACCCGAAGTGCGGAAGGTTCGATCGTGTGTGTGCGTGTGGAAGGACCATTCAAAGATGCTCCGTTAAATTTAGATGAGATGATTCCAGTAATACACTACCATGTTGTTCCATCGGCGTCCTCCTCAGATGCACCAAACGATCATCGACGTCCTCCTCCGGGGAGGATCGCCTGGAGCAATTAAACTAATAAGTTGGAACTGTCGGGGCCTCTTGGGAACCCCGACAGTTCTTTTGCTTCTGGACATCCAGAGGTGACATAATCCAGATGCGTTTTTTCTGTCTGAAACGCATTTGGATGAGGATAGGGCAGCTTGAGAAGGAAAACGAGGATGGATTACAAAATCGTTGCGCCAAGCCTTGATGGAAGGAAAGGTGGTTTGCTTTTAGTCTGGAAGAAGGAGGTGAGGATCTACTACCAGACTACCACTTTTAGTGTCATCAATGTGATGGTGGAGGAATCAAATGGAAGAGAATGAAGGCTTTAGGGATTGTATGGGGAGCCGAGTTGGGATCATACGTACCAGCTAATACTTGCATGCTCAATCTAATCTCCTATGGGTGGTCATTGGTGAATTTAATGAGATTCTATTCTCGTCAGAAAAGGAGGGAGGTGCGCCACGGCAGCAAGCGCCAAGATGTGCTTCGAAAGGCACATAATCTTCATCTCCTACAGATATCTGCAACACCTGCTGATTTTAATTCCCTCATGTGCAGTTGGTAAATCCTACTCATCTTTTTGCTATCTAAAGCTCGGAGTCGTTAAGGTGCATGAGGGTTTGCCTCAAGTTTGGAGCAAGTTTTGCCATCTTCAAGTATTAGATTCTTTGTCTGGACGCTGCTGCAGAACAGACTTTGGACTGCAGATCGACTGCTTGTGAGAGGCTGGATCATCAGGATACTTGCTCCACTTGTGATCAGGTGCTTGAGTCCGCCCACCACCTGATATTCGGTTACCCCTTCGCCAAGCAGGTCTAGACTGCATACCAAAATACGAGACCACTGGCAAGCTAGGCAGAGCTGCGCTCAACCTCTGTTGGGACCTGGTGGGAGACGATCCTGCCTCTCAGGAAAAAAGGAGAGGGCACTGATGATTGCACCTTCTCAGCTTACGTGGCATGCATGGAACCTCTGGAATGAGCGAAATCGAAGAGTTTTCAAAAATCAGCAAATGAACCCTGTGTGTGTTCGAAGATTAACGATGAGATCAGCCTCTTTGATGAGGCATGGGAGCAATAGGTTTTTTTTTGAACTGTACAGCCAGGCAGGCCTTGCTTGTACTGGGTCTTTTATTCTTTTTTCAGCTTTTCCTAGTAGCTTCACTACTAGTGTAAAGTTTTTCCCCCTCCTTAAATGAAAAGGCATAGCACGTGCCACTAGTAggaaaacacctaatagtcccggtttgtaagggcctttagtcccggttcatgaaccgggactaatgggtcgttactaatacctccacccattagtcccggttcaaacacgaatcgggaccaatgtgcctccacgtggccctgtgcgccaagcccagtcagggggcctttggtcccggttggtggcaccaaccgggaccaaaagtccatgttttttttagaaaagtggctgctttaggggttttgggggttatttttaggttgttattagctagctaatagagagaagtgtcctctcttatatcttcgtccttggtttacgaacgctgctgctatatatgttcacttcacccgctgatataataactcatgcatgctcgcatcatacatcatcatatataataacaagtcctactaatcatgcatcatcatacaacttctactcgttattaataataagttatacgatcatcatcctcatagtcatcgaacccaaccctacataattgttcttagcacatgatcatcagtatcaggtaggacatgacctaaacacccttaaggtaaaatagcataaaacaatatagaccctgactcttcattatgaagaatggcgatcatcatgtctccaattcagatccgaagcaatagggattgtttcttgaatcgggtcctttctcgagaaaaggtttgtctcgaagaattgagtgggaggatggtggagacttgatgaggttattgaaccgtcacttcaactagtgtgtagtagggcacaggaagttgttcctgtggcacctacaccaactgaagtagaagcttatgatagtgatcatgaagtttcggatcaagtcactaccgtacctcgtagggtgacaaggatatgtactacttcagagtggtacagtaatcctgtcttgaaggtcatgttgctagacaataatgaacctacgagctatggagaagcgatggtgggcccaaattccgataaatggttagaagccatgaaatccgagataggatccatgtatcagaacaaagcatggactttggtagacttgcccgatgatcggcaagccattgagataaatggatctttaagaagaagacggacgtggatggtaatgtcaccatctatgaagctcgacttgtggcgaagagtttttcacaagttcaaagagttgactacgatgagattttctcatccgtagcgatgcttaagtccgtcggaatcatgttagcattagctgcatttatgaaatctggcagacggatgtcaaaacaagtttccttaccagttttcgtaaggaaaggttgtatgtgatacaatcataAAGGTTTTGTTGattctaaggatgctaaaaggtatgctagctccagcgatccttctaaggactggagtaagcatctcggagttggaatgtacactttgatgagatgatcaaaagattttgggtttatacaaagtttatgagaaacttgtatttccaaagaagtgagtgggagcactatagaatttctgatgagtatatgttgttgacatattgttgatcagaaatgatgtagcatttttggaaagcatatagggttatttgaaaggtgtttttcaatagaaaacctggattaagctacttaaacattaagcatcaagacctatgaggatagataaaaaacgcttaatggtactttcaaatgagcatataccttgacatgatcttgaaggtgttcaagatggatcagtcaaagaaggagttcttgcctgagttgtaaggtacgaagttaagacttaaagctcgaccacggcagaaaagagagaaaggacgaaggtcgtcccctatgctttagacgtaggctctacagtatgctatgctaagtaccgcacctgatgtgtgccttgccacttgcctggcaagagagtacaaaggtgatcaaggagtggatcaccagatagcggtcaaaattatccttaaaggaATAAGGAtaggtttctcggttatggaggtgataaagagttcggcgtaaagggttacgtcgatgcaagctttaacacctatccgaatgactctgagtagcaaaccggatacgtatagtggaacaaccatttggaatagctccaagtggagaatGGTAGCAgcgtttacaatatgacctagagatttgcgaagtacatacggatctgaatgttgcagacccgttgactaaaacctctctcacaagcagaacatgaccaaaccccagatctcattgagtcttaatcacatgatgatgtaaactagtttagtgacactagtaaactctttggatgttggtcacatggtgatgtgacctgtcagtgttaatcacatggtgatgtgaactagattattgactctagtgcaagtgggagactgttggaaatatgccctagaggcaataataaattagttattattatatttccttgttcatgataatcgtttattatccatgctataattgtattgatagaaaactcagatacatgtgtggatacatagacaacaccatgtccctagtaagcctctggttgactagctcgttgatcaatagatggttacggtttcctgaccatggacattggatgtcattgataaagggatcacatcattaggagaatgatgtgatggacaagacccaatcctaagcctagcactaaagatcgtgtagttcgtatgctaaagcttttctaatgtcaagtatcatttccttagaccatgagattgtgcaactcccggataccgtaggaatgctttgggtgtaccaaacgtcacaacgtaactgggtggctataaaggtgcattacaggtatctctgaaagtgtctgttgggttggcacgaatcgagactgggatttgtcactccgtgtaaacagagaggtatctctgggcccactcggtaggacatcatcataatgtgcacaatgtgaccaaggggttgatcacgggatgatgtgttacggaacgagtaaagagatttgccgataacgagattgaacaaggtatcggtataccgacgatc is from Triticum aestivum cultivar Chinese Spring unplaced genomic scaffold, IWGSC CS RefSeq v2.1 scaffold133450, whole genome shotgun sequence and encodes:
- the LOC123173680 gene encoding proline-rich protein 4-like is translated as MAAPRALVLGVLLLIAVSNTEAASVVVGMAKCADCTRKNMKAEEAFKGLQVAIKCKSVHGDYESKAVGALDRSGAFSVPLAADLHGADCVAQLHSAASNTPCLGQEPSKIAPVSEGTTFGVVAGAKTNVLASPECASATLLGPIKKHIIEHFHHKKPVPPKPEPKPQPHPDYGPVPKPEPKPQPHPDYHPIPPTPTYGGGGGGGGYHGHH